From Tiliqua scincoides isolate rTilSci1 chromosome 2, rTilSci1.hap2, whole genome shotgun sequence, the proteins below share one genomic window:
- the PCSK1N gene encoding proSAAS isoform X1, giving the protein MGPALLLALLSGLGAAKPRALCSPPPFGCMKKSQGSAMMKRVSTYILLESIEKPLSTTGSFHGGLNNNLSGGVRRVRRDLQGAPYEAVESALANEVYYPELVRLAALERAMSPPGGQLQDEHLAQAFERAMASSGNQLQEERLAQALERAVVPPTNQFQPDERLALALQRLLQDGHRRDQESVYLANLLRLWEEAKGAALYPEYDETGLAGGSSPPRALLNRYWAPEGNFEPQEELGGEEEPAGEMDPEMLRYLVGKILSGMSNLGPQRPPVSPRRLRRALFDGGDLPEPPNLLRVKRLGGENGGELQLQRVKRTEGEGGGRRKAVTGGTQRLQYHPE; this is encoded by the exons ATGGGCCCGGCGCTGCTGCTCGCGCTGCTCTCGGGCCTCGGAGCCGCCAAG CCAAGGGctctctgttcccctcctccttttggcTGCATGAAGAAGAGCCAGGGATCTGCAATGATGAAGAGAGTGTCCACGTACATTCTATTGGAATCTATTGagaag CCTCTCTCCACCACAGGCAGCTTCCATGGAGGGCTGAACAACAATTTGTCAGGGGGGGTCCGGCGGGTTCGCCGTGACCTTCAGGGGGCGCCATATGAGGCTGTTGAGAGTGCCTTGGCCAATGAAGTATATTATCCTGAACTGGTCCGGCTGGCAGCGCTGGAGAGAGCCATGTCGCCCCCTGGAGGTCAGCTGCAGGATGAGCACCTTGCCCAAGCATTTGAAAGAGCCATGGCTTCCTCTGGCAACCAGCTTCAAGAAGAGCGCTTGGCCCAGGCACTAGAGAGAGCTGTGGTACCCCCAACTAACCAGTTCCAGCCAGATGAGCGCCTCGCTCTTGCTCTGCAGCGTCTCCTTCAGGATGGGCATCGTCGGGACCAGGAATCTGTGTATCTGGCCAACCTgttgaggctctgggaggaagcGAAGGGTGCCGCCTTGTATCCTGAGTATGATGAGACTGGTCTGGCTGGGGGCTCCTCTCCACCTAGAGCATTGCTGAATCGCTATTGGGCACCCGAAGGGAATTTTGAACCCCAAGAAGagctgggaggggaggaagaacCTGCTGGAGAGATGGACCCTGAAATGCTGAG GTACCTGGTAGGCAAGATCTTGTCAGGAATGAGCAACCTGGGCCCCCAGCGTCCCCCTGTGTCCCCCAGGCGCCTGCGGCGTGCcctctttgatggaggggacttACCGGAACCTCCCAATCTTCTGCGGGTCAAGCGACTCGGTGGGGAGAACGGAGGCGAGCTGCAGCTGCAACGGGTCAAGCGGAcagagggagaaggaggtgggaggaggaaggctgtgaCTGGGGGAACCCAGAGGCTGCAGTACCACCCTGAATAG
- the LOC136641342 gene encoding LHFPL tetraspan subfamily member 5 protein-like: MLAAREAAALYQTDFVRNARAVGALWAGCTLCFGILEVVVLIQPAWVQTAPLTYQLPPSGILPDPSVSAVGAFGLYQVCTEREGTLQCEGSLVTLMPIPSFKAAAVFVLMALVLVMGSVASLGLFWVCSPGTVYKVCAWQQLSAATCQALGCLVFPDGWGAPEVRALCGPRARSYALGTCTIHWAFALALLGIADALVLATLAFVLGNRQDALLPAGYTPPLEGRGVTSALTPE; this comes from the exons ATGCTGGCCGCCCGAGAAGCAGCAGCCCTCTACCAGACGGATTTTGTGCGTAATGCTCGAGCAGTGGGTGCTCTCTGGGCCGGCTGTACCCTCTGCTTTGGTATCCTGGAGGTTGTAGTGCTGATCCAGCCAGCGTGGGTGCAGACGGCACCACTGACCTACCAACTGCCCCCCTCGGGGATACTGCCCGATCCCAGCGTGAGTGCCGTGGGAGCCTTTGGCCTCTATCAAGTCTGCACAGAGCGGGAGGGCACCCTCCAGTGTGAGGGTTCGCTGGTGACCCTTATGCCCATCCCGTCCTTCAAGGCAGCCGCGGTCTTTGTCCTGATGGCCCTGGTGCTGGTAATGGGCAGTGTGGCCTCTTTGGGTCTCTTCTGGGTCTGCAGTCCTGGGACTGTCTACAAGGTGTGTGCTTGGCAACAGCTTTCAGCAG CGACATGTCAGGCACTTGGCTGCCTAGTTTTCCCAGATGGCTGGGGAGCACCTGAGGTGAGAGCTCTGTGTGGGCCTCGGGCGAGGAGCTACGCTCTGGGCACCTGTACAATCCACTGGGCCTTTGCCCTTGCCTTGTTGGGCATAGCCGATGCTTTGGTCCTGGCTACTCTCGCTTTTGTGTTGGGGAATCGGCAGGATGCTCTGCTACCTGCAGGATACACACCACCCCTGGAGGGAAGAG GTGTTACCTCAGCACTGACTCCAGAATGA
- the PCSK1N gene encoding proSAAS isoform X3: protein MGPALLLALLSGLGAAKPLSTTGSFHGGLNNNLSGGVRRVRRDLQGAPYEAVESALANEVYYPELVRLAALERAMSPPGGQLQDEHLAQAFERAMASSGNQLQEERLAQALERAVVPPTNQFQPDERLALALQRLLQDGHRRDQESVYLANLLRLWEEAKGAALYPEYDETGLAGGSSPPRALLNRYWAPEGNFEPQEELGGEEEPAGEMDPEMLRYLVGKILSGMSNLGPQRPPVSPRRLRRALFDGGDLPEPPNLLRVKRLGGENGGELQLQRVKRTEGEGGGRRKAVTGGTQRLQYHPE from the exons ATGGGCCCGGCGCTGCTGCTCGCGCTGCTCTCGGGCCTCGGAGCCGCCAAG CCTCTCTCCACCACAGGCAGCTTCCATGGAGGGCTGAACAACAATTTGTCAGGGGGGGTCCGGCGGGTTCGCCGTGACCTTCAGGGGGCGCCATATGAGGCTGTTGAGAGTGCCTTGGCCAATGAAGTATATTATCCTGAACTGGTCCGGCTGGCAGCGCTGGAGAGAGCCATGTCGCCCCCTGGAGGTCAGCTGCAGGATGAGCACCTTGCCCAAGCATTTGAAAGAGCCATGGCTTCCTCTGGCAACCAGCTTCAAGAAGAGCGCTTGGCCCAGGCACTAGAGAGAGCTGTGGTACCCCCAACTAACCAGTTCCAGCCAGATGAGCGCCTCGCTCTTGCTCTGCAGCGTCTCCTTCAGGATGGGCATCGTCGGGACCAGGAATCTGTGTATCTGGCCAACCTgttgaggctctgggaggaagcGAAGGGTGCCGCCTTGTATCCTGAGTATGATGAGACTGGTCTGGCTGGGGGCTCCTCTCCACCTAGAGCATTGCTGAATCGCTATTGGGCACCCGAAGGGAATTTTGAACCCCAAGAAGagctgggaggggaggaagaacCTGCTGGAGAGATGGACCCTGAAATGCTGAG GTACCTGGTAGGCAAGATCTTGTCAGGAATGAGCAACCTGGGCCCCCAGCGTCCCCCTGTGTCCCCCAGGCGCCTGCGGCGTGCcctctttgatggaggggacttACCGGAACCTCCCAATCTTCTGCGGGTCAAGCGACTCGGTGGGGAGAACGGAGGCGAGCTGCAGCTGCAACGGGTCAAGCGGAcagagggagaaggaggtgggaggaggaaggctgtgaCTGGGGGAACCCAGAGGCTGCAGTACCACCCTGAATAG
- the PCSK1N gene encoding proSAAS isoform X2, whose amino-acid sequence MKKSQGSAMMKRVSTYILLESIEKPLSTTGSFHGGLNNNLSGGVRRVRRDLQGAPYEAVESALANEVYYPELVRLAALERAMSPPGGQLQDEHLAQAFERAMASSGNQLQEERLAQALERAVVPPTNQFQPDERLALALQRLLQDGHRRDQESVYLANLLRLWEEAKGAALYPEYDETGLAGGSSPPRALLNRYWAPEGNFEPQEELGGEEEPAGEMDPEMLRYLVGKILSGMSNLGPQRPPVSPRRLRRALFDGGDLPEPPNLLRVKRLGGENGGELQLQRVKRTEGEGGGRRKAVTGGTQRLQYHPE is encoded by the exons ATGAAGAAGAGCCAGGGATCTGCAATGATGAAGAGAGTGTCCACGTACATTCTATTGGAATCTATTGagaag CCTCTCTCCACCACAGGCAGCTTCCATGGAGGGCTGAACAACAATTTGTCAGGGGGGGTCCGGCGGGTTCGCCGTGACCTTCAGGGGGCGCCATATGAGGCTGTTGAGAGTGCCTTGGCCAATGAAGTATATTATCCTGAACTGGTCCGGCTGGCAGCGCTGGAGAGAGCCATGTCGCCCCCTGGAGGTCAGCTGCAGGATGAGCACCTTGCCCAAGCATTTGAAAGAGCCATGGCTTCCTCTGGCAACCAGCTTCAAGAAGAGCGCTTGGCCCAGGCACTAGAGAGAGCTGTGGTACCCCCAACTAACCAGTTCCAGCCAGATGAGCGCCTCGCTCTTGCTCTGCAGCGTCTCCTTCAGGATGGGCATCGTCGGGACCAGGAATCTGTGTATCTGGCCAACCTgttgaggctctgggaggaagcGAAGGGTGCCGCCTTGTATCCTGAGTATGATGAGACTGGTCTGGCTGGGGGCTCCTCTCCACCTAGAGCATTGCTGAATCGCTATTGGGCACCCGAAGGGAATTTTGAACCCCAAGAAGagctgggaggggaggaagaacCTGCTGGAGAGATGGACCCTGAAATGCTGAG GTACCTGGTAGGCAAGATCTTGTCAGGAATGAGCAACCTGGGCCCCCAGCGTCCCCCTGTGTCCCCCAGGCGCCTGCGGCGTGCcctctttgatggaggggacttACCGGAACCTCCCAATCTTCTGCGGGTCAAGCGACTCGGTGGGGAGAACGGAGGCGAGCTGCAGCTGCAACGGGTCAAGCGGAcagagggagaaggaggtgggaggaggaaggctgtgaCTGGGGGAACCCAGAGGCTGCAGTACCACCCTGAATAG